A section of the Flaviflexus equikiangi genome encodes:
- the gmk gene encoding guanylate kinase: protein MTSRAFVICGPTAVGKGTVIRQLIERQPSMWLSVSATTRAPRAGEVDGQHYFFVSPDEFDEMVGAGNMLEWATVHGIHRYGTPRGPVLDAMADDRVVLLEVDLAGARQVRASFPEAVQIFIAPPTFEDLEERLETRGTEGPAERERRLETARVELAAADEFDHVVINDDVVRATDEILSIIEAVG from the coding sequence ATGACGTCACGGGCTTTCGTCATCTGCGGTCCCACCGCCGTCGGCAAGGGGACCGTGATCCGGCAGCTGATCGAGCGCCAGCCGTCGATGTGGCTGTCCGTCTCCGCCACGACCCGCGCCCCGCGCGCGGGCGAGGTGGACGGACAGCACTATTTCTTCGTCAGCCCCGATGAGTTCGATGAGATGGTCGGCGCCGGCAACATGCTGGAGTGGGCGACAGTCCACGGCATCCACCGCTACGGCACACCCCGTGGGCCCGTCCTCGACGCCATGGCAGACGATCGGGTCGTGCTCCTCGAGGTGGATCTGGCTGGTGCCAGGCAGGTGCGCGCGTCCTTCCCGGAGGCGGTGCAGATCTTCATCGCACCCCCCACATTCGAGGACCTGGAAGAGCGGCTGGAGACACGCGGCACGGAAGGGCCCGCTGAGCGTGAGAGGCGTCTGGAGACGGCACGGGTTGAGCTTGCCGCCGCGGACGAGTTCGATCATGTCGTCATCAACGATGACGTGGTGCGAGCCACCGACGAGATCCTGTCAATCATCGAGGCCGTGGGCTAG
- the rpoZ gene encoding DNA-directed RNA polymerase subunit omega produces the protein MPEPEGITDPPIDDLLEKVDSKYALAVYSANRARQINDYRQELMSADGNVVHVGPLVASDPEEKPLSIALREVVEDKLILKPTEN, from the coding sequence GTGCCCGAGCCTGAAGGCATTACTGACCCTCCCATCGACGATCTCCTCGAGAAGGTCGATTCGAAATATGCGCTTGCCGTCTATTCGGCCAACCGCGCGCGCCAGATCAACGACTACCGCCAGGAGCTGATGTCAGCCGACGGCAACGTCGTGCACGTCGGCCCGCTGGTCGCCTCCGACCCGGAGGAGAAGCCGCTGTCGATCGCGCTGCGCGAGGTGGTCGAGGACAAGCTCATTCTCAAGCCGACCGAGAACTGA
- the coaBC gene encoding bifunctional phosphopantothenoylcysteine decarboxylase/phosphopantothenate--cysteine ligase CoaBC: protein MSAENAWAHGQTAGPSRIVLGVTGGIAAYKSAIIARLLMKAGHDVRIVPTESALQMVGSSTFAALTGHPIHTSVFDDPMGVEHVRIGDEADLLLIAPASANTIAKLAWGMADNLLTATALVATCPILVVPAMHTQMWNNPATQANVATLRERGMVVLEPASGRLTGADSGVGRLPEPEHITQAALGLLSPQDLAGQRFVISAGGTREPIDPVRFLGNRSTGRFGIALALAAAHRGASVDLVACNVDAALLPHHPTITIHEAGSARELQAHMVRLADGAQVVIMTAAVADFRPATATESKLKKDGTVPEFDLVENPDILHGLASDRDHGAYVVGFAAETGDEHGSVLDYGRAKAKKKGADLLVVNRVGETSGFGDVETAITILDRFGEIRAEAVGSKSQMAGVVINTIISSRTGD, encoded by the coding sequence ATGTCGGCAGAAAACGCCTGGGCCCACGGTCAAACCGCGGGCCCTTCGCGCATCGTCCTCGGCGTCACCGGCGGCATCGCCGCCTACAAGTCCGCGATCATCGCACGCCTCCTCATGAAGGCCGGGCATGACGTCCGTATCGTGCCGACCGAGTCGGCCCTCCAGATGGTGGGGAGCAGCACGTTCGCGGCCCTGACAGGTCATCCCATCCATACGAGCGTCTTCGACGATCCGATGGGGGTGGAGCACGTCCGCATCGGAGACGAGGCCGATCTTCTCCTCATCGCCCCGGCGAGCGCGAACACGATCGCGAAACTCGCGTGGGGGATGGCAGACAATCTCCTCACAGCGACCGCCCTTGTCGCGACCTGCCCGATCCTTGTCGTCCCGGCCATGCATACGCAGATGTGGAACAACCCCGCGACGCAGGCGAATGTGGCGACGCTGCGCGAACGCGGCATGGTCGTCCTCGAGCCCGCCTCGGGCCGGCTGACGGGAGCGGATTCCGGCGTGGGCAGGCTGCCCGAGCCGGAGCACATCACCCAGGCGGCACTGGGCCTGCTCAGCCCCCAGGATCTGGCAGGGCAGCGCTTCGTCATCTCCGCGGGCGGGACGCGCGAACCGATCGATCCTGTCCGGTTCCTCGGGAACCGGTCGACGGGACGCTTCGGGATCGCGCTTGCCCTCGCGGCCGCCCATCGGGGAGCATCAGTCGATCTCGTCGCCTGCAACGTGGACGCGGCCCTGCTGCCCCACCATCCCACCATCACCATCCATGAAGCAGGCTCGGCGCGCGAGCTGCAGGCCCACATGGTGCGTCTGGCGGACGGTGCGCAGGTCGTCATCATGACGGCCGCCGTTGCCGACTTCCGCCCCGCGACCGCGACCGAGTCGAAGCTGAAGAAGGACGGCACCGTGCCCGAGTTCGATCTCGTGGAGAACCCCGACATTCTTCACGGCCTCGCATCCGATCGCGACCATGGCGCCTACGTCGTCGGCTTCGCCGCGGAGACGGGGGACGAGCACGGCTCGGTCCTCGACTATGGGCGCGCGAAGGCGAAGAAGAAGGGCGCCGACCTTCTCGTCGTCAACCGCGTCGGAGAGACGAGCGGCTTCGGCGACGTCGAGACAGCAATCACCATCCTGGACCGTTTCGGCGAGATCCGTGCAGAAGCGGTCGGGAGCAAGTCTCAGATGGCGGGAGTCGTCATCAACACCATTATTTCTTCCAGGACTGGAGACTAG
- the metK gene encoding methionine adenosyltransferase, whose protein sequence is MSTVQPFTSESVTAGHPDKVCDLISDRILDAILTRDPHARVAIETMVTTGLVHVAGELNTDSYVEIPQVVREALLDLGYDSSEVGFDGRSCGVSVSIGQQSQDIFNGVHNSLEARSADGEVEKYSQEGAGDQGLMFGYATNETDVLMPMPIFLAHRMAERLWQVRRDGTVAGLRPDGKTQVTINYDESDKPVSVGTVVVSTQHDEDVTQDALRTAITEHVITPILDEYADHLDRTDMTILVNPSGRFVIGGPMSDAGLTGRKIIVDTYGGMARHGGGAFSGKDPSKVDRSACYAARWVAKNVVAAGLAERCEVQVAYAIGQAHPVSVRIDAFGTNTIPVERIAAAVTKVFDLRPLAIIDALQLKRPIYALTSSFGHFGRELPEFTWEQTDRVGPLLAVLEEMGEG, encoded by the coding sequence TTGTCAACCGTGCAACCTTTTACCTCTGAATCAGTCACAGCCGGCCACCCCGATAAAGTCTGTGACCTCATTTCCGACCGGATTCTCGATGCGATCCTCACCCGGGATCCGCACGCACGAGTCGCGATCGAGACGATGGTGACGACGGGCCTCGTCCACGTCGCCGGCGAGCTCAACACAGACAGCTATGTCGAGATCCCCCAGGTCGTCCGCGAAGCGCTCCTCGATCTCGGTTACGACTCGTCCGAGGTCGGTTTCGATGGTCGCTCGTGCGGCGTCTCCGTCTCCATCGGGCAACAGTCCCAGGACATCTTCAACGGCGTCCACAACTCGCTCGAAGCGCGATCCGCCGACGGGGAGGTGGAGAAGTACTCCCAGGAGGGAGCGGGCGATCAGGGCCTCATGTTCGGCTACGCCACGAACGAGACCGACGTGCTCATGCCGATGCCGATCTTCCTCGCCCACCGCATGGCCGAGAGGCTGTGGCAGGTGCGCCGGGACGGCACCGTTGCCGGGCTGCGCCCGGACGGCAAGACCCAGGTCACCATCAACTATGACGAGTCGGACAAGCCGGTCAGTGTCGGCACCGTCGTCGTCTCCACCCAGCACGATGAGGATGTCACGCAGGACGCGCTGCGGACGGCGATCACCGAGCACGTCATCACCCCCATACTCGACGAGTACGCGGACCACCTCGACCGCACGGACATGACGATCCTCGTCAACCCCTCGGGACGCTTCGTCATCGGCGGCCCCATGTCCGATGCTGGCCTGACCGGGCGGAAGATCATCGTCGACACGTACGGCGGCATGGCCCGCCACGGCGGGGGCGCCTTCTCCGGGAAGGACCCGTCGAAGGTCGACAGGTCCGCCTGCTACGCGGCCCGGTGGGTTGCGAAGAACGTGGTGGCGGCCGGCCTGGCGGAGCGCTGCGAGGTCCAGGTCGCGTACGCGATCGGACAAGCGCATCCCGTCTCCGTCCGCATCGATGCCTTCGGCACGAACACGATCCCGGTCGAGCGGATCGCGGCTGCCGTGACGAAGGTCTTCGACCTGCGTCCCCTCGCGATCATCGACGCCCTCCAGCTCAAGCGCCCCATCTATGCGCTCACGTCCTCGTTCGGACATTTCGGCCGTGAGCTGCCCGAGTTCACGTGGGAACAGACCGATCGGGTCGGCCCGCTGCTCGCGGTGCTCGAGGAGATGGGCGAGGGGTGA